A single Panulirus ornatus isolate Po-2019 chromosome 18, ASM3632096v1, whole genome shotgun sequence DNA region contains:
- the CRMP gene encoding dihydropyrimidinase isoform X14 yields the protein MDASSDEGVVTEELVVPRRVRPMVAEPWDDNTAEVSAQNRLLIKGGRVVNDDMMQDADVYIEDGVIKQVGLNLHTPGGTRVVEAKGHLVMPGGIDTHTHMQLPFMGTFAVDDFYTGTRAALAGGTTMIMDFAIPQRGESLVEAYHRWRTWADPKVCCDYALHVGVTWWSDKVAEEMEELTDQHGINSFKMFMAYKDTWQLGDEDLMKAFKTCKELCALAQVHAENGDIIKENSKKMLSLGITGPEGHELSRPEEVEAEATNRACVLANQAGCPLYVVHVMSKSAADVVSSKRKQGCIVFGEPIAASLGTDGTHYWHKCWRHAAAHVMGPPLRPDSETPKYLMDLLANGDLQTTGTDNCTFSASQKAIGKDDFTKIPNGVNGVEDRMSVIWEKGVVSGKMDPCRFVAVTSTNAAKIFNIYPKKGRIAVGSDADIVVWNPHATRVISAKTHHQAVDFNIFEGMEVHGIADYVICHGRVVVEEGEVRAVSGMGKFVPTPANCPHVYGRVQERDRVNSPQKVERSPYDGPVIQLNGQGRSPVQEGNIMAVSQETFYTRGPTRSGGVNLHDSSFHVSVTAFGQNVS from the exons AGCGCCCAGAACCGCCTCCTGATCAAGGGGGGTCGAGTGGTCAATGATGATATGATGCAGGATGCTGACGTGTACATCGAAGATGGCGTCATCAA ACAAGTTGGCCTCAACCTACACACGCCTGGTGGCACGCGGGTGGTGGAAGCCAAAGGTCATCTAGTTATGCCAG GTGGTATCGACACCCATACTCACATGCAGCTGCCATTTATGGGAACATTTGCTGTGGATGATTTTTATACTGGTACTCGTGCAGCTCTGGCTGGAGGAACAACCATGATCA TGGACTTTGCCATTCCACAACGTGGAGAATCATTGGTAGAGGCTTATCACCGCTGGCGTACCTGGGCAGACCCCAAGGTTTGCTGTGACTATGCTCTACATGTTGGAGTCACATGGTGGTCAGATAAG GTTGCTGAAGAGATGGAGGAATTGACTGACCAGCATGGGATTAATTCATTTAAGATGTTCATGGCTTATAAGGACACTTGGCAGCTAGGAGATGAAGACCTTATGAAGGCATTCAAAACATGCAAGGAACTCTGTGCTTTAGCTCAGGTGCACGCTGAAAATGGTGACATTAtcaaggag AATTCTAAGAAAATGCTCTCACTGGGTATCACAGGGCCAGAGGGACATGAGCTGAGTCGCCCAGAAGAAGTTGAAGCTGAAGCTACTAACAGAGCATGTGTCTTAGCGAACCAG GCTGGATGTCCTCTGTATGTAGTGCATGTTATGTCAAAGAGCGCTGCTGATGTAGTTTCCAGTAAACGAAAGCAGGGCTGCATTGTGTTTGGTGAGCCTATTGCTGCCTCTCTTGGAACAGATGGTACTCATTACTGGCATAAGTGCTGGCGTCATGCAGCAGCTCATGTAATGGGCCCTCCCCTCAGACCTGACTCAGAAACACCAAAATACCTGATGGACCTGTTGGCAAA TGGTGACCTTCAGACCACCGGCACAGACAATTGCACCTTCTCAGCTTCTCAGAAAGCTATTGGAAAAGATGACTTCACAAAGATCCCTAATGGTGTCAATGGTGTAGAGGACCGAATGTCTGTGATCTGGGAAAAAGGTGTGGTATCTGGTAAGATGGACCCTTGCAGATTTGTTGCCGTTACATCTACCAATGCTGCCAAGATCTTTAATATTTATCCCAAGAAG GGTCGCATTGCAGTTGGGTCAGATGCTGATATTGTGGTATGGAACCCACATGCTACTCGAGTTATTTCTGCAAAGACACATCATCAAGCTGTTGACTTCAATATATTTGAG GGTATGGAAGTTCATGGCATTGCAGATTACGTGATATGCCATGGTCGTGTAGTAGTGGAAGAGGGAGAAGTTCGAGCAGTATCTGGCATGGGCAAATTTGTTCCTACTCCTGCTAATTGCCCTCATGTTTATGGCAGGGTGCAGGAAAGAGATCGTGTAAATTCACCACAAAAG GTTGAGCGCTCACCATACGATGGCCCTGTTATACAGCTGAATGGTCAAGGACGTAGCCCAGTGCAGGAGGGTAATATCATGGCAGTCAGTCAGGAGACTTTTTATACCCGAGGTCCGACCAGGAGTGGGGGAGTCAACCTCCATGATTCAAGCTTCCACGTGTCGG TCACAGCGTTTGGTCAGAATGTTAGTTAA
- the CRMP gene encoding dihydropyrimidinase isoform X17, which translates to MTDSAQNRLLIKGGRVVNDDMMQDADVYIEDGVIKQVGLNLHTPGGTRVVEAKGHLVMPGGIDTHTHMQLPFMGTFAVDDFYTGTRAALAGGTTMIMDFAIPQRGESLVEAYHRWRTWADPKVCCDYALHVGVTWWSDKVAEEMEELTDQHGINSFKMFMAYKDTWQLGDEDLMKAFKTCKELCALAQVHAENGDIIKENSKKMLSLGITGPEGHELSRPEEVEAEATNRACVLANQAGCPLYVVHVMSKSAADVVSSKRKQGCIVFGEPIAASLGTDGTHYWHKCWRHAAAHVMGPPLRPDSETPKYLMDLLANGDLQTTGTDNCTFSASQKAIGKDDFTKIPNGVNGVEDRMSVIWEKGVVSGKMDPCRFVAVTSTNAAKIFNIYPKKGRIAVGSDADIVVWNPHATRVISAKTHHQAVDFNIFEGMEVHGIADYVICHGRVVVEEGEVRAVSGMGKFVPTPANCPHVYGRVQERDRVNSPQKVERSPYDGPVIQLNGQGRSPVQEGNIMAVSQETFYTRGAQVNDKSPKRPSVKVNNPPGGRTSGSFW; encoded by the exons AGCGCCCAGAACCGCCTCCTGATCAAGGGGGGTCGAGTGGTCAATGATGATATGATGCAGGATGCTGACGTGTACATCGAAGATGGCGTCATCAA ACAAGTTGGCCTCAACCTACACACGCCTGGTGGCACGCGGGTGGTGGAAGCCAAAGGTCATCTAGTTATGCCAG GTGGTATCGACACCCATACTCACATGCAGCTGCCATTTATGGGAACATTTGCTGTGGATGATTTTTATACTGGTACTCGTGCAGCTCTGGCTGGAGGAACAACCATGATCA TGGACTTTGCCATTCCACAACGTGGAGAATCATTGGTAGAGGCTTATCACCGCTGGCGTACCTGGGCAGACCCCAAGGTTTGCTGTGACTATGCTCTACATGTTGGAGTCACATGGTGGTCAGATAAG GTTGCTGAAGAGATGGAGGAATTGACTGACCAGCATGGGATTAATTCATTTAAGATGTTCATGGCTTATAAGGACACTTGGCAGCTAGGAGATGAAGACCTTATGAAGGCATTCAAAACATGCAAGGAACTCTGTGCTTTAGCTCAGGTGCACGCTGAAAATGGTGACATTAtcaaggag AATTCTAAGAAAATGCTCTCACTGGGTATCACAGGGCCAGAGGGACATGAGCTGAGTCGCCCAGAAGAAGTTGAAGCTGAAGCTACTAACAGAGCATGTGTCTTAGCGAACCAG GCTGGATGTCCTCTGTATGTAGTGCATGTTATGTCAAAGAGCGCTGCTGATGTAGTTTCCAGTAAACGAAAGCAGGGCTGCATTGTGTTTGGTGAGCCTATTGCTGCCTCTCTTGGAACAGATGGTACTCATTACTGGCATAAGTGCTGGCGTCATGCAGCAGCTCATGTAATGGGCCCTCCCCTCAGACCTGACTCAGAAACACCAAAATACCTGATGGACCTGTTGGCAAA TGGTGACCTTCAGACCACCGGCACAGACAATTGCACCTTCTCAGCTTCTCAGAAAGCTATTGGAAAAGATGACTTCACAAAGATCCCTAATGGTGTCAATGGTGTAGAGGACCGAATGTCTGTGATCTGGGAAAAAGGTGTGGTATCTGGTAAGATGGACCCTTGCAGATTTGTTGCCGTTACATCTACCAATGCTGCCAAGATCTTTAATATTTATCCCAAGAAG GGTCGCATTGCAGTTGGGTCAGATGCTGATATTGTGGTATGGAACCCACATGCTACTCGAGTTATTTCTGCAAAGACACATCATCAAGCTGTTGACTTCAATATATTTGAG GGTATGGAAGTTCATGGCATTGCAGATTACGTGATATGCCATGGTCGTGTAGTAGTGGAAGAGGGAGAAGTTCGAGCAGTATCTGGCATGGGCAAATTTGTTCCTACTCCTGCTAATTGCCCTCATGTTTATGGCAGGGTGCAGGAAAGAGATCGTGTAAATTCACCACAAAAG GTTGAGCGCTCACCATACGATGGCCCTGTTATACAGCTGAATGGTCAAGGACGTAGCCCAGTGCAGGAGGGTAATATCATGGCAGTCAGTCAGGAGACTTTTTATACCCGAG
- the CRMP gene encoding dihydropyrimidinase isoform X15: MNGAHVKKIPIHLQSAQNRLLIKGGRVVNDDMMQDADVYIEDGVIKQVGLNLHTPGGTRVVEAKGHLVMPGGIDTHTHMQLPFMGTFAVDDFYTGTRAALAGGTTMIMDFAIPQRGESLVEAYHRWRTWADPKVCCDYALHVGVTWWSDKVAEEMEELTDQHGINSFKMFMAYKDTWQLGDEDLMKAFKTCKELCALAQVHAENGDIIKENSKKMLSLGITGPEGHELSRPEEVEAEATNRACVLANQVGCPLYICKVMSKSAAAALGQNLRRGTLVWGETIVAALGTDGSHYYNPCWQHAAGHVMSPPLRNDPRTPNLLMELLNVGDLQTTGTDNCTFSASQKAIGKDDFTKIPNGVNGVEDRMSVIWEKGVVSGKMDPCRFVAVTSTNAAKIFNIYPKKGRIAVGSDADIVVWNPHATRVISAKTHHQAVDFNIFEGMEVHGIADYVICHGRVVVEEGEVRAVSGMGKFVPTPANCPHVYGRVQERDRVNSPQKVERSPYDGPVIQLNGQGRSPVQEGNIMAVSQETFYTRGPTRSGGVNLHDSSFHVSGAQVNDKSPKRPSVKVNNPPGGRTSGSFW, translated from the exons AGCGCCCAGAACCGCCTCCTGATCAAGGGGGGTCGAGTGGTCAATGATGATATGATGCAGGATGCTGACGTGTACATCGAAGATGGCGTCATCAA ACAAGTTGGCCTCAACCTACACACGCCTGGTGGCACGCGGGTGGTGGAAGCCAAAGGTCATCTAGTTATGCCAG GTGGTATCGACACCCATACTCACATGCAGCTGCCATTTATGGGAACATTTGCTGTGGATGATTTTTATACTGGTACTCGTGCAGCTCTGGCTGGAGGAACAACCATGATCA TGGACTTTGCCATTCCACAACGTGGAGAATCATTGGTAGAGGCTTATCACCGCTGGCGTACCTGGGCAGACCCCAAGGTTTGCTGTGACTATGCTCTACATGTTGGAGTCACATGGTGGTCAGATAAG GTTGCTGAAGAGATGGAGGAATTGACTGACCAGCATGGGATTAATTCATTTAAGATGTTCATGGCTTATAAGGACACTTGGCAGCTAGGAGATGAAGACCTTATGAAGGCATTCAAAACATGCAAGGAACTCTGTGCTTTAGCTCAGGTGCACGCTGAAAATGGTGACATTAtcaaggag AATTCTAAGAAAATGCTCTCACTGGGTATCACAGGGCCAGAGGGACATGAGCTGAGTCGCCCAGAAGAAGTTGAAGCTGAAGCTACTAACAGAGCATGTGTCTTAGCGAACCAG GTTGGGTGTCCTCTTTATATTTGCAAAGTTATGAGCAAATCAGCTGCAGCAGCTCTTGGGCAAAATCTCCGAAGAGGCACACTGGTGTGGGGTGAGACCATTGTTGCTGCTCTGGGAACTGATGGTTCCCACTACTACAACCCTTGTTGGCAACATGCAGCTGGTCATGTTATGTCTCCCCCTCTGCGTAATGATCCCAGAACTCCCAACTTACTCATGGAGCTCTTGAATGT TGGTGACCTTCAGACCACCGGCACAGACAATTGCACCTTCTCAGCTTCTCAGAAAGCTATTGGAAAAGATGACTTCACAAAGATCCCTAATGGTGTCAATGGTGTAGAGGACCGAATGTCTGTGATCTGGGAAAAAGGTGTGGTATCTGGTAAGATGGACCCTTGCAGATTTGTTGCCGTTACATCTACCAATGCTGCCAAGATCTTTAATATTTATCCCAAGAAG GGTCGCATTGCAGTTGGGTCAGATGCTGATATTGTGGTATGGAACCCACATGCTACTCGAGTTATTTCTGCAAAGACACATCATCAAGCTGTTGACTTCAATATATTTGAG GGTATGGAAGTTCATGGCATTGCAGATTACGTGATATGCCATGGTCGTGTAGTAGTGGAAGAGGGAGAAGTTCGAGCAGTATCTGGCATGGGCAAATTTGTTCCTACTCCTGCTAATTGCCCTCATGTTTATGGCAGGGTGCAGGAAAGAGATCGTGTAAATTCACCACAAAAG GTTGAGCGCTCACCATACGATGGCCCTGTTATACAGCTGAATGGTCAAGGACGTAGCCCAGTGCAGGAGGGTAATATCATGGCAGTCAGTCAGGAGACTTTTTATACCCGAGGTCCGACCAGGAGTGGGGGAGTCAACCTCCATGATTCAAGCTTCCACGTGTCGG
- the CRMP gene encoding dihydropyrimidinase isoform X16, whose amino-acid sequence MTDSAQNRLLIKGGRVVNDDMMQDADVYIEDGVIKQVGLNLHTPGGTRVVEAKGHLVMPGGIDTHTHMQLPFMGTFAVDDFYTGTRAALAGGTTMIMDFAIPQRGESLVEAYHRWRTWADPKVCCDYALHVGVTWWSDKVAEEMEELTDQHGINSFKMFMAYKDTWQLGDEDLMKAFKTCKELCALAQVHAENGDIIKENSKKMLSLGITGPEGHELSRPEEVEAEATNRACVLANQVGCPLYICKVMSKSAAAALGQNLRRGTLVWGETIVAALGTDGSHYYNPCWQHAAGHVMSPPLRNDPRTPNLLMELLNVGDLQTTGTDNCTFSASQKAIGKDDFTKIPNGVNGVEDRMSVIWEKGVVSGKMDPCRFVAVTSTNAAKIFNIYPKKGRIAVGSDADIVVWNPHATRVISAKTHHQAVDFNIFEGMEVHGIADYVICHGRVVVEEGEVRAVSGMGKFVPTPANCPHVYGRVQERDRVNSPQKVERSPYDGPVIQLNGQGRSPVQEGNIMAVSQETFYTRGPTRSGGVNLHDSSFHVSGAQVNDKSPKRPSVKVNNPPGGRTSGSFW is encoded by the exons AGCGCCCAGAACCGCCTCCTGATCAAGGGGGGTCGAGTGGTCAATGATGATATGATGCAGGATGCTGACGTGTACATCGAAGATGGCGTCATCAA ACAAGTTGGCCTCAACCTACACACGCCTGGTGGCACGCGGGTGGTGGAAGCCAAAGGTCATCTAGTTATGCCAG GTGGTATCGACACCCATACTCACATGCAGCTGCCATTTATGGGAACATTTGCTGTGGATGATTTTTATACTGGTACTCGTGCAGCTCTGGCTGGAGGAACAACCATGATCA TGGACTTTGCCATTCCACAACGTGGAGAATCATTGGTAGAGGCTTATCACCGCTGGCGTACCTGGGCAGACCCCAAGGTTTGCTGTGACTATGCTCTACATGTTGGAGTCACATGGTGGTCAGATAAG GTTGCTGAAGAGATGGAGGAATTGACTGACCAGCATGGGATTAATTCATTTAAGATGTTCATGGCTTATAAGGACACTTGGCAGCTAGGAGATGAAGACCTTATGAAGGCATTCAAAACATGCAAGGAACTCTGTGCTTTAGCTCAGGTGCACGCTGAAAATGGTGACATTAtcaaggag AATTCTAAGAAAATGCTCTCACTGGGTATCACAGGGCCAGAGGGACATGAGCTGAGTCGCCCAGAAGAAGTTGAAGCTGAAGCTACTAACAGAGCATGTGTCTTAGCGAACCAG GTTGGGTGTCCTCTTTATATTTGCAAAGTTATGAGCAAATCAGCTGCAGCAGCTCTTGGGCAAAATCTCCGAAGAGGCACACTGGTGTGGGGTGAGACCATTGTTGCTGCTCTGGGAACTGATGGTTCCCACTACTACAACCCTTGTTGGCAACATGCAGCTGGTCATGTTATGTCTCCCCCTCTGCGTAATGATCCCAGAACTCCCAACTTACTCATGGAGCTCTTGAATGT TGGTGACCTTCAGACCACCGGCACAGACAATTGCACCTTCTCAGCTTCTCAGAAAGCTATTGGAAAAGATGACTTCACAAAGATCCCTAATGGTGTCAATGGTGTAGAGGACCGAATGTCTGTGATCTGGGAAAAAGGTGTGGTATCTGGTAAGATGGACCCTTGCAGATTTGTTGCCGTTACATCTACCAATGCTGCCAAGATCTTTAATATTTATCCCAAGAAG GGTCGCATTGCAGTTGGGTCAGATGCTGATATTGTGGTATGGAACCCACATGCTACTCGAGTTATTTCTGCAAAGACACATCATCAAGCTGTTGACTTCAATATATTTGAG GGTATGGAAGTTCATGGCATTGCAGATTACGTGATATGCCATGGTCGTGTAGTAGTGGAAGAGGGAGAAGTTCGAGCAGTATCTGGCATGGGCAAATTTGTTCCTACTCCTGCTAATTGCCCTCATGTTTATGGCAGGGTGCAGGAAAGAGATCGTGTAAATTCACCACAAAAG GTTGAGCGCTCACCATACGATGGCCCTGTTATACAGCTGAATGGTCAAGGACGTAGCCCAGTGCAGGAGGGTAATATCATGGCAGTCAGTCAGGAGACTTTTTATACCCGAGGTCCGACCAGGAGTGGGGGAGTCAACCTCCATGATTCAAGCTTCCACGTGTCGG